The Gavia stellata isolate bGavSte3 chromosome 1, bGavSte3.hap2, whole genome shotgun sequence genome has a segment encoding these proteins:
- the ZAR1L gene encoding protein ZAR1-like: MEGFVYPPFSTYQSFRGSLTPSRGGDPAVKQPSWKQSKSSGISPFLGGPLTPMPSDYLDSYRRAQLQALLSQVSPGLTPWLRRAATKEVAVQVNLRADAAVQCSLGPRTLPVGRPLSPAVLRTQGHLALYSPVPDRRLFTLHEATGPQEKEEASETTPEQQKAEDGSGEQQEGQAEAALTSEETAETPREEAAAPRRLAAFQFLEQKYGYFHCKDCKTRWESAYVWCIYGSNKVYFKQLCRKCQKGFNPYRVEAIQCQTCSKTRCSCPQKKRHIDLKRPHRQELCGRCKGKRLSCDNTYSFKYIV, from the exons ATGGAGGGCTTTGTCTATCCCCCCTTCAGCACGTACCAGAGCTTCAGGGGCAGCCTCACGCCGAGCCGCGGCGGGGACCCAGCGGTGAAGCAGCCcagctggaagcagagcaaGAGCAGCGGCATCAGCCCCTTCCTCGGGGGGCCCCTCACCCCCATGCCCTCAGACTACCTGGACAGCTACCGACgggcccagctccaggccctgCTGTCACAGGTGAGCCCCGGGCTGACGCCGTGGCTGCGCCGGGCCGCTACCAAGGAGGTGGCCGTGCAGGTGAACCTGCGGGCTGACGCCGCCGTGCAGTGCTCGCTGGGGCCGCGCACGCTGCCTGTTGGCCGGCCCCTTAGCCCGGCTGTCCTCCGCACCCAAGGGCACCTTGCCCTCTACTCACCCGTGCCGGACCGCCGCCTCTTCACGCTGCATGAGGCCACTGGACcccaagagaaggaagaggcGTCCGAAACCACCCCCGAGCAGCAGAAGGCGGAGGATGGTAGcggagagcagcaggagggccaggcagaggcagctctgACGAGTGAGGAGACAGCGGAGACACCACGGGAGGAGGCCGCAGCCCCCAGACGGTTGGCTGCCTTCCAG TTCTTGGAGCAGAAGTATGGCTATTTCCACTGTAAAGACTGCAAGACCAGATGGGAGAGTGCTTACGTGTGGTGCATTTATGGAAGCAACAAG gtgtACTTCAAGCAGCTCTGTCGCAAATGCCAAAAGGGCTTCAATCCCTACCGAGTGGAAGCAATCCAGTGCCAG ACCTGTTCAAAGACTCGTTGTTCCTGCCCCcagaagaaaagacacattGATCTCAAGAGACCTCATCGCCAAGAACTTTGTGGCCGCTGCAAAGGCAAGAGGCTGTCCTGTGATAACACTTACAGCTTCAAATACATTGTCTGA